One genomic segment of Burkholderia pyrrocinia includes these proteins:
- a CDS encoding phosphoglycerate kinase, translating to MSQVKRLTDLIAAGQLAGKRVFIRADLNVPQDDHGNITEDTRVRASVPAIQAALDAGAAVMVTSHLGRPTEGEFKPEDSLAPVAKRLAELLGRDVPLVSNWVENGVNVAPGQVVLLENCRVNKGEKKNSDELAQKMAKLCDVYVNDAFGTAHRAEATTHGIAKYAPVACAGPLLAAELDALGKALGNPARPLVAIVAGSKVSTKLTILKSLAGKVDQLIVGGGIANTFMLAAGLPIGKSLAEADLVNEAKAIIDEARERGASVPIPTDVVTAKEFSPTAAATVKQVADIEADDMILDIGPDTAKALASQLEKAGTIVWNGPVGVFEFDQFGNGTRTLADAIAKSSAFSIAGGGDTLAAIAKYGIHDQVSYISTGGGAFLEFLEGKKLPAVEVLETRAA from the coding sequence TCAAGCGTCTTACCGACCTGATCGCCGCCGGCCAGCTCGCCGGCAAGCGGGTGTTCATCCGCGCCGACCTGAACGTCCCGCAGGACGATCACGGCAACATCACCGAAGACACGCGCGTGCGCGCGTCCGTGCCGGCCATCCAGGCCGCGCTCGACGCCGGCGCGGCCGTGATGGTCACGTCGCACCTCGGCCGTCCGACCGAAGGCGAATTCAAGCCGGAAGACTCGCTCGCACCGGTCGCGAAGCGGCTTGCCGAACTGCTCGGCCGCGACGTGCCGCTCGTGTCGAACTGGGTCGAGAACGGTGTGAACGTCGCGCCGGGCCAGGTCGTGCTGCTCGAAAACTGCCGCGTGAACAAGGGCGAGAAGAAGAATTCGGACGAGCTCGCGCAAAAGATGGCGAAGCTCTGCGACGTGTACGTGAACGACGCGTTCGGCACCGCGCACCGCGCGGAAGCGACCACGCACGGGATCGCGAAGTACGCGCCGGTCGCGTGCGCGGGCCCGCTGCTGGCGGCCGAACTCGACGCGCTCGGCAAGGCGCTCGGCAACCCGGCGCGCCCGCTGGTGGCGATCGTCGCCGGCTCGAAGGTGTCGACCAAGCTGACCATCCTGAAGTCGCTGGCCGGCAAGGTCGACCAGTTGATCGTCGGCGGCGGCATCGCGAACACGTTCATGCTCGCGGCCGGTCTGCCGATCGGCAAGTCGCTCGCGGAAGCCGATCTCGTCAACGAGGCGAAGGCGATCATCGACGAAGCGCGCGAGCGCGGCGCGTCGGTGCCGATCCCGACCGACGTCGTCACCGCCAAGGAATTCTCGCCGACGGCCGCGGCCACGGTGAAGCAGGTCGCCGACATCGAAGCGGACGACATGATCCTCGACATCGGCCCCGATACGGCCAAGGCGCTCGCGAGCCAGCTCGAGAAGGCCGGCACGATCGTGTGGAACGGCCCGGTCGGCGTGTTCGAGTTCGACCAGTTCGGCAACGGCACCAGGACGCTCGCCGACGCGATCGCCAAATCGTCCGCGTTCTCGATCGCGGGCGGCGGCGACACGCTCGCGGCCATCGCGAAGTACGGCATCCACGACCAGGTCAGCTACATCTCGACGGGCGGCGGCGCCTTCCTCGAGTTCCTCGAGGGGAAGAAGCTGCCGGCGGTGGAAGTGCTCGAAACGCGGGCGGCCTGA
- the pyk gene encoding pyruvate kinase, with protein MQRATKIVATIGPASSSPEILLQMMQAGLDVVRLNFSHGTADDHRQRAEMVREAARKVGREIAIMADLQGPKIRVGKFENGKTTLVPGQPFILDAGCELGNDERVGLDYKELPRDLKPGDLLLLNDGLIVLTVERVLGDEIHTTVKVGGELSNNKGINRQGGGLSAPALTAKDMEDIRTAMSLGADLVAVSFPKNATDMEMARQLANIAGAPYGIKPKMIAKIERAEAIPALQSILDASDGIMVARGDLAVEVGNAAVPALQKRMIRMARESNKLVITATQMMESMIYAPVPTRAEVSDVANAVLDGTDAVMLSAETAAGKYPVVTIETMAAVCVEAEKSEHVELDKDFLDRTFTRIDQSIAMGALFTAYHLGAKAIIALTESGATALWMSRHYTHVPIFALTPRVGSERTMALYRNVTPLHVDFNSDRDSALQAALEIVVKQGYVQHGDMVVLTVGEPMGQAGGTNTLKIVRVGEHY; from the coding sequence ATGCAGCGCGCCACCAAGATAGTCGCCACGATCGGCCCGGCTTCCAGTTCGCCGGAGATTCTGCTGCAGATGATGCAGGCGGGCCTCGACGTCGTGCGGCTCAATTTTTCGCACGGCACGGCCGACGATCACCGCCAGCGCGCCGAGATGGTGCGCGAGGCCGCCCGCAAGGTTGGCCGCGAGATCGCGATCATGGCCGACCTCCAGGGCCCGAAGATCCGCGTCGGCAAGTTCGAGAACGGCAAGACCACGCTCGTGCCGGGTCAGCCGTTCATCCTCGACGCGGGCTGCGAGCTCGGCAACGACGAGCGGGTCGGCCTCGATTACAAGGAACTGCCGCGTGACCTGAAGCCGGGCGATCTGCTGCTGCTGAACGACGGCCTGATCGTGCTGACCGTCGAGCGCGTGCTCGGCGACGAGATCCACACGACCGTCAAGGTGGGCGGCGAGCTGTCGAACAACAAGGGGATCAACCGTCAGGGCGGCGGCCTGTCGGCGCCCGCGCTGACCGCGAAGGACATGGAAGACATCCGCACCGCGATGTCGCTCGGCGCGGATCTGGTGGCGGTGTCGTTCCCGAAGAATGCGACCGACATGGAAATGGCGCGCCAGCTCGCGAACATCGCGGGCGCGCCGTATGGCATCAAGCCGAAGATGATCGCGAAGATCGAGCGCGCGGAGGCGATTCCGGCGCTGCAGAGCATCCTCGACGCGTCCGACGGCATCATGGTCGCGCGCGGCGACCTCGCGGTGGAAGTGGGCAACGCGGCCGTGCCGGCGCTGCAGAAGCGGATGATCCGGATGGCGCGCGAGTCGAACAAGCTCGTGATCACCGCGACGCAGATGATGGAGTCGATGATCTACGCGCCCGTGCCGACCCGCGCCGAAGTGTCGGACGTCGCGAACGCGGTGCTCGACGGCACCGACGCGGTGATGCTGTCGGCCGAGACGGCTGCCGGCAAGTACCCGGTCGTCACGATCGAGACGATGGCGGCCGTGTGCGTCGAGGCGGAAAAATCGGAACACGTCGAGCTGGACAAGGATTTCCTCGACCGCACGTTCACGCGGATCGACCAGTCGATCGCGATGGGCGCGCTGTTCACCGCGTACCACCTGGGCGCGAAGGCGATCATCGCGCTGACCGAATCGGGCGCGACCGCGCTGTGGATGTCGCGCCACTACACGCACGTGCCGATCTTCGCGCTGACGCCGCGCGTCGGCAGCGAGCGCACGATGGCGCTGTACCGCAACGTGACGCCGCTGCACGTCGACTTCAACAGCGACCGCGACTCGGCGCTGCAGGCGGCGCTCGAGATCGTCGTCAAGCAGGGCTACGTGCAGCACGGCGACATGGTCGTGCTGACCGTCGGCGAGCCGATGGGGCAGGCGGGCGGCACCAACACGCTGAAGATCGTGCGGGTCGGCGAGCACTACTGA
- the fba gene encoding class II fructose-bisphosphate aldolase (catalyzes the reversible aldol condensation of dihydroxyacetonephosphate and glyceraldehyde 3-phosphate in the Calvin cycle, glycolysis, and/or gluconeogenesis): MPLVSMRQLLDHAAEHGYGLPAFNVNNLEQVQAIMAAADQVGAPVIMQASAGARKYAGEPFLRHLIEAAVESYPHIPVVMHQDHGQSPAVCMGAIRSGFTSVMMDGSLEADGKTVASYEYNVDVSRKVVEMAHSIGVTVEAELGVLGSLETMKGDKEDGHGAEGTMTREQLLTDPEQAADFVKLTQCDALAIAIGTSHGAYKFSKKPTGDILSIQRIKEIHARIPNTHLVMHGSSSVPQELLAEIREFGGDMKETYGVPVEEIQEGIKHGVRKINIDTDLRLAITGAIRRYLFENPGKFDPRDYLKPAREAAKQVCVDRYLAFGCEGQAGKIKPVSLDKIAEQYKSGALAQVVR; the protein is encoded by the coding sequence ATGCCTCTCGTATCAATGCGTCAATTGCTGGATCACGCGGCAGAGCACGGTTACGGCCTGCCGGCCTTCAACGTGAACAACCTGGAGCAGGTCCAGGCGATCATGGCGGCGGCGGACCAGGTCGGCGCGCCCGTGATCATGCAGGCATCGGCCGGCGCGCGTAAGTACGCGGGCGAGCCGTTCCTGCGCCACCTGATCGAAGCGGCGGTCGAGTCGTACCCGCACATCCCGGTCGTGATGCACCAGGATCACGGCCAGTCGCCGGCGGTCTGCATGGGCGCGATCCGCAGCGGCTTCACGAGCGTGATGATGGACGGCTCGCTCGAAGCCGACGGCAAGACGGTCGCGTCGTACGAGTACAACGTCGACGTGTCGCGCAAGGTCGTCGAGATGGCGCACTCGATCGGCGTGACGGTCGAAGCCGAACTCGGCGTGCTCGGCTCGCTCGAGACGATGAAGGGCGACAAGGAAGACGGCCACGGCGCGGAAGGCACGATGACCCGCGAGCAACTGCTGACCGATCCGGAGCAGGCGGCCGACTTCGTGAAGCTCACGCAGTGCGATGCGCTCGCGATCGCGATCGGCACGTCGCACGGCGCGTACAAGTTCTCGAAGAAGCCGACGGGCGATATCCTGTCGATCCAGCGCATCAAGGAAATCCACGCGCGCATCCCGAACACGCACCTCGTGATGCACGGTTCGTCGTCGGTGCCGCAGGAACTGCTGGCCGAGATCCGCGAATTCGGCGGCGACATGAAGGAAACCTACGGCGTGCCGGTCGAGGAAATCCAGGAAGGCATCAAGCACGGCGTGCGCAAGATCAACATCGACACCGACCTGCGTCTCGCGATCACCGGCGCGATCCGCCGCTACCTGTTCGAGAACCCGGGCAAGTTCGATCCGCGCGACTACCTGAAGCCCGCGCGCGAAGCGGCGAAGCAGGTGTGCGTCGACCGCTACCTCGCGTTCGGCTGCGAAGGCCAGGCCGGCAAGATCAAGCCGGTGTCGCTCGACAAGATCGCCGAGCAGTACAAGTCCGGCGCGCTCGCGCAGGTCGTACGCTGA
- a CDS encoding phosphoribosylaminoimidazolesuccinocarboxamide synthase, which yields MSTLYESTLRSLPLLGRGKVRDNYAVGNDKLLIVTTDRLSAFDVVMGEPIPNKGRVLNQMANFWFDKLAHIVPNHLTGDAPEAVVAADEVEQVKGRGVVVKRLEPIMIEAVVRGYLAGSGWKEYQASRAVCGVQLPEGLQNAQKLPEPIFTPAAKAEMGEHDENITFEETERRIGTELAATIRDISIRLYKEAADYAATRGIIIADTKFEFGLDNHGRLYLMDEVLTADSSRFWPADQYEVGTNPPSFDKQFVRDWLEAQPWGKTAPAPALPADVVDKTAAKYQEALERITGQSLA from the coding sequence ATGTCTACCCTTTACGAATCCACGCTCCGCTCGCTGCCGCTCCTCGGTCGCGGCAAGGTCCGCGATAACTACGCGGTCGGCAACGACAAGCTCCTGATCGTCACGACCGATCGCCTGTCGGCATTCGACGTGGTGATGGGCGAGCCGATTCCGAACAAGGGCCGCGTGCTGAACCAGATGGCGAATTTCTGGTTCGACAAGCTCGCGCACATCGTGCCGAACCACCTGACGGGCGACGCGCCGGAAGCGGTCGTCGCGGCCGACGAGGTCGAGCAGGTGAAGGGTCGCGGCGTGGTCGTCAAGCGCCTCGAGCCGATCATGATCGAAGCGGTCGTGCGCGGCTACCTGGCCGGCAGCGGCTGGAAGGAATACCAGGCGTCGCGCGCCGTGTGCGGCGTGCAGTTGCCGGAAGGCCTGCAGAACGCGCAGAAGCTGCCCGAGCCGATCTTCACGCCGGCCGCGAAGGCCGAGATGGGCGAGCACGACGAGAACATCACGTTCGAGGAAACCGAGCGCCGCATCGGCACCGAGCTGGCCGCGACGATCCGCGACATCTCGATCAGGCTGTACAAGGAAGCGGCCGACTACGCGGCCACGCGCGGCATCATCATCGCCGATACGAAGTTCGAATTCGGCCTCGACAACCACGGCAGGCTGTACCTGATGGACGAAGTGCTGACGGCCGATTCGTCGCGCTTCTGGCCGGCTGACCAGTACGAAGTCGGCACGAACCCGCCGTCGTTCGACAAGCAGTTCGTGCGCGACTGGCTCGAGGCGCAGCCGTGGGGCAAGACGGCGCCGGCGCCGGCGCTGCCGGCCGACGTCGTCGACAAGACGGCCGCGAAATACCAGGAAGCGCTCGAGCGCATCACGGGCCAGTCGCTCGCCTGA
- the purE gene encoding 5-(carboxyamino)imidazole ribonucleotide mutase encodes MSEVQTAHTHSAPLVGVLMGSSSDWDVMKHAVAILQEFGVPYEAKVVSAHRMPDEMFDYAEKARERGLRAIIAGAGGAAHLPGMLAAKTTVPVLGVPVASKYLKGVDSLHSIVQMPKGVPVATFAIGEAGAANAALFAVSILSGTSVDYANRLAAFRVRQNEAAHAMVLPPLE; translated from the coding sequence ATGAGCGAAGTCCAAACCGCCCACACGCACAGCGCGCCGCTCGTCGGTGTGCTGATGGGTTCGAGTTCCGATTGGGACGTGATGAAGCACGCGGTAGCGATCCTGCAGGAATTCGGCGTGCCGTACGAAGCGAAGGTCGTGTCCGCGCACCGGATGCCCGACGAGATGTTCGATTATGCGGAGAAGGCGCGCGAGCGCGGGCTGCGCGCGATCATCGCGGGCGCCGGCGGCGCCGCGCACCTGCCCGGCATGCTGGCCGCGAAAACCACGGTGCCGGTGCTCGGCGTGCCGGTCGCGAGCAAGTATCTGAAGGGTGTCGATTCGCTGCACTCGATCGTGCAGATGCCGAAGGGCGTGCCCGTCGCGACGTTCGCGATCGGCGAGGCCGGTGCCGCGAATGCCGCGCTGTTCGCGGTGTCGATCCTGTCCGGCACGTCGGTCGATTACGCGAACCGGCTCGCCGCGTTCCGCGTGCGCCAGAATGAAGCCGCGCACGCGATGGTGCTGCCGCCGCTGGAATGA
- a CDS encoding 5-(carboxyamino)imidazole ribonucleotide synthase — protein MTATPDSVSPILPGAWLGMVGGGQLGRMFCFAAQAMGYRVAVLDPDPTSPAGAVADRHLRAAYDDEAALAELADLCDAVSTEFENVPAASLDFLARTTFVAPAGRCVAVAQDRIAEKRFIEASGVPVAPHVVIESSAALAALDDAALDAVLPGILKTARLGYDGKGQVRVSTAQEARDAHAALGGVPCVLEKRLPLKYEVSALIARGADGRSAAFPLAQNAHHNGILALTVVPAPAADASRVEEAQQAAVRIADTLGYVGVLCVEFFVLEDGSFVANEMAPRPHNSGHYTVDACATSQFEQQVRAMTRMPLGNPRQHSPAAMLNILGDVWFPNGAAADAVTPPWDTVAAMPAAHLHLYGKEDARVGRKMGHVNFTAETRDEALAAATACAQLLRVPLD, from the coding sequence ATGACCGCAACTCCTGATTCCGTTTCCCCGATCCTGCCCGGCGCGTGGCTGGGCATGGTCGGCGGTGGCCAGCTCGGCCGCATGTTCTGCTTTGCCGCCCAGGCGATGGGCTATCGCGTCGCCGTGCTCGATCCCGATCCGACGAGCCCCGCCGGCGCGGTCGCCGACCGCCACCTGCGCGCGGCCTACGACGACGAAGCCGCGCTTGCCGAGCTGGCCGACCTGTGCGACGCGGTGTCGACGGAGTTCGAGAACGTGCCGGCCGCGAGCCTCGATTTCCTCGCGCGCACGACGTTCGTCGCGCCGGCCGGCCGCTGCGTCGCGGTCGCGCAGGACCGGATCGCGGAGAAGCGCTTCATCGAGGCATCGGGCGTACCGGTCGCGCCGCACGTCGTGATCGAATCGTCGGCGGCGCTCGCCGCGCTCGACGATGCCGCGCTCGACGCGGTGCTGCCGGGCATCCTGAAGACGGCGCGCCTCGGCTACGACGGCAAGGGCCAGGTGCGCGTGAGCACCGCGCAGGAAGCGCGCGACGCGCACGCGGCGCTCGGCGGCGTGCCGTGCGTGCTCGAGAAGCGCCTGCCGCTGAAATACGAAGTGTCGGCGCTGATCGCGCGCGGCGCGGACGGCCGCTCGGCCGCGTTCCCGCTCGCGCAGAACGCGCACCACAACGGTATCCTCGCGCTGACGGTCGTGCCCGCGCCGGCCGCCGATGCGTCACGCGTCGAAGAGGCGCAGCAGGCTGCCGTGCGGATCGCCGATACGCTCGGCTACGTCGGCGTGCTGTGCGTCGAATTCTTCGTGCTGGAAGACGGCTCGTTCGTCGCGAACGAGATGGCGCCGCGCCCGCACAACTCCGGCCACTACACGGTCGATGCGTGCGCAACGAGCCAGTTCGAGCAGCAGGTGCGGGCGATGACGCGCATGCCGCTCGGCAACCCGCGCCAGCATTCGCCGGCCGCGATGCTGAACATCCTCGGCGACGTGTGGTTCCCGAACGGTGCGGCGGCCGATGCCGTCACGCCGCCGTGGGACACGGTCGCGGCGATGCCGGCTGCGCACCTGCACCTGTACGGCAAAGAAGACGCGCGTGTCGGCCGCAAGATGGGCCACGTGAATTTCACGGCCGAGACGCGCGACGAAGCGCTCGCCGCGGCCACCGCGTGCGCGCAGCTGTTGCGCGTGCCGCTCGACTGA
- a CDS encoding L-threonylcarbamoyladenylate synthase, whose protein sequence is MSIDLPNAVMPAQIDAAAALLDAGQLVAFPTETVYGLGGDAANPEAVARIYAAKGRPANHPVIVHLPPGGDPGYWADALPADAQALIDAFWPGPLTLILKRHARIPDAVSGGQDSVGLRCPSHPVAQALLAAFSTRRGGHGGVAAPSANRFGHVSPTTAQHVRDEFGDTVHVLDGGASEVGIESTIVDLSRGFPALLRPGHVTPQQIADVLGRAPRLPDGSDATAPRASGTLKAHYAPRTPLALLPFDALELLLAAAQTDGERVALVARASRAGRWAQADGVHFVAAPEDPQAYARDLYGMLRALDRAQVARILVEKLPETVEWIAVNDRLGRAAAAFEARD, encoded by the coding sequence ATGTCCATCGATCTCCCGAACGCCGTGATGCCCGCGCAGATCGACGCGGCCGCCGCGCTGCTCGACGCGGGGCAACTGGTCGCGTTCCCGACCGAAACCGTATACGGGCTCGGCGGCGACGCGGCGAATCCCGAGGCCGTCGCGCGCATTTACGCGGCGAAAGGGCGGCCCGCGAACCATCCGGTGATCGTGCACCTGCCGCCGGGCGGCGATCCGGGTTACTGGGCCGACGCGCTGCCGGCCGATGCGCAGGCGCTGATCGATGCATTCTGGCCGGGCCCGCTGACACTGATCCTGAAGCGTCATGCGCGCATTCCGGACGCCGTGAGCGGCGGGCAGGATTCGGTCGGGCTGCGCTGCCCGTCGCATCCGGTCGCGCAGGCGCTGCTGGCCGCATTCAGCACGCGGCGCGGCGGGCACGGCGGCGTTGCCGCGCCGTCTGCGAACCGGTTCGGCCATGTGAGCCCGACGACCGCGCAGCACGTGCGTGACGAATTCGGCGACACCGTGCACGTGCTCGACGGCGGCGCATCCGAAGTCGGCATCGAATCGACGATTGTCGACCTGTCGCGCGGCTTCCCGGCGCTGCTGCGCCCGGGCCACGTGACGCCGCAGCAGATCGCCGACGTGCTCGGCCGCGCGCCGCGGCTGCCGGACGGCAGCGACGCGACCGCGCCGCGCGCGTCGGGCACGCTGAAAGCCCATTACGCGCCGCGCACGCCGCTCGCGCTGCTGCCGTTCGATGCGCTCGAGCTGCTGCTCGCGGCCGCGCAAACCGACGGCGAGCGTGTTGCGCTCGTCGCACGCGCGTCGCGCGCGGGACGCTGGGCGCAGGCCGACGGCGTGCATTTTGTCGCGGCGCCGGAAGATCCGCAGGCCTATGCGCGCGACCTGTACGGGATGCTGCGAGCGCTCGACCGCGCGCAGGTCGCGCGCATTCTCGTCGAGAAACTGCCGGAGACCGTCGAATGGATCGCCGTCAACGATCGCCTTGGTCGTGCGGCGGCCGCGTTCGAAGCACGCGACTGA
- a CDS encoding SGNH/GDSL hydrolase family protein produces the protein MQSQQQFPSRTRQRLLRTAQVAIAGAALALLAACGGGDDNSSSASNTPPSGVKMQIVSFGDSLSDAGTYSQIKLGFGGGRFTTNPGQVWAQDVAQYYGDTLQPANQGGFGIPLQATGGLGYAQGGARVTLQPGIGHADASVPNADYAQATTTPIADQVKQYLTQHGSFNAGQIVLINGGANDIFYQAQVAQAQGNTPAAQLAAAQAIGLAAQQLGGIVQQIVAAGATHVFVSNVPDIGSTPLALQGGTQAAFTQLSGLFNQALAGTLAALKVDTTKAALLDTFTWQDGIAANYQANGFSVSNTDTACNLKAMVAAATQYGVANATAFGSSLFCSPQTYTVANADQTYMFADTVHPTTRLHALFAQFVEKQIAASGVGK, from the coding sequence ATGCAGTCACAACAACAATTCCCGTCGCGCACCCGGCAACGCCTGCTGCGCACCGCACAGGTCGCGATCGCGGGCGCCGCGCTCGCACTGCTCGCCGCGTGCGGCGGCGGTGACGACAACAGCAGCAGCGCGTCGAATACGCCGCCGTCGGGCGTGAAGATGCAGATCGTATCGTTCGGCGACAGCCTGTCCGACGCCGGCACCTATTCGCAGATCAAGCTCGGTTTCGGCGGCGGCCGCTTCACGACCAACCCCGGCCAGGTGTGGGCGCAAGACGTCGCGCAGTACTACGGCGACACGCTGCAGCCCGCGAACCAGGGCGGCTTCGGCATTCCGCTGCAGGCAACGGGCGGCCTCGGCTACGCTCAGGGCGGCGCGCGCGTGACGCTGCAGCCGGGCATCGGCCATGCCGACGCGAGCGTGCCGAACGCCGACTACGCGCAGGCGACGACGACGCCGATCGCCGACCAGGTCAAGCAGTACCTGACGCAGCACGGCAGCTTCAACGCAGGCCAGATCGTGCTGATCAACGGCGGCGCGAACGACATCTTCTACCAGGCGCAGGTCGCGCAGGCACAGGGCAACACGCCGGCCGCGCAACTCGCGGCGGCGCAGGCGATCGGCCTGGCCGCTCAGCAGCTCGGCGGGATCGTCCAGCAGATCGTCGCGGCGGGTGCAACGCACGTGTTCGTGTCGAACGTGCCGGACATCGGCAGCACGCCGCTCGCGCTGCAGGGCGGCACGCAGGCCGCGTTCACGCAACTGTCGGGGCTGTTCAACCAGGCGCTCGCCGGCACGCTGGCCGCGCTGAAGGTCGACACGACGAAGGCCGCGCTGCTCGACACGTTCACGTGGCAGGACGGCATCGCAGCCAACTACCAGGCGAACGGCTTCTCGGTGTCGAACACCGACACCGCCTGTAACCTGAAGGCGATGGTCGCAGCGGCGACGCAGTACGGCGTCGCGAACGCGACCGCATTCGGCTCGTCGCTGTTCTGCTCGCCGCAGACCTACACGGTCGCGAACGCGGACCAGACCTACATGTTCGCCGACACGGTGCACCCGACGACGCGCCTGCACGCGCTGTTCGCACAGTTCGTGGAGAAGCAGATCGCGGCCTCGGGCGTCGGCAAGTAA
- a CDS encoding sterol desaturase family protein yields MRFDVELLLLALAPVFLLCIAWEAWHLARTRAQDHVYAWRDTLCNAALALMHQGADKIAWLVVIPVYAYCYQHYRLFTWHDSWLSFAVLFVAQDFLYYVFHRASHRVRWLWAAHVVHHSSERMNFSTAFRQSLMYPVAGMWAFWLPLAFAGFPPQQVVGIVLINLAFQFFVHTQAIGKLGWLEYVLNTPSIHRAHHARNARYIDRNYAGVLVIWDRLFGSYVEETPNDPPQYGIVERLGSNNPLVATFHEWVSMAADALRVDGWRNKLRAIFGPPEWASAYHAQIAEAANQDPRTVPLATARDQ; encoded by the coding sequence ATGCGATTCGACGTCGAATTGCTTCTGCTCGCGCTGGCGCCCGTCTTCCTGCTCTGCATCGCGTGGGAGGCCTGGCACCTCGCCCGCACACGTGCGCAGGACCATGTCTATGCGTGGCGCGACACGCTGTGCAATGCGGCGCTCGCGTTGATGCATCAGGGCGCCGACAAGATCGCGTGGCTCGTCGTGATCCCCGTCTACGCGTACTGTTACCAGCACTATCGCCTGTTCACCTGGCACGACAGCTGGCTGTCGTTCGCGGTGCTGTTCGTCGCGCAGGACTTCCTCTACTACGTGTTCCATCGCGCGAGCCATCGCGTGCGCTGGCTGTGGGCCGCACACGTCGTGCACCACTCGTCCGAGCGGATGAATTTCTCGACCGCGTTCCGCCAGAGCCTGATGTACCCGGTCGCGGGCATGTGGGCGTTCTGGCTGCCGCTCGCGTTCGCCGGCTTTCCGCCGCAACAGGTCGTCGGCATCGTGCTGATCAACCTCGCGTTCCAGTTCTTCGTGCACACGCAGGCGATCGGCAAGCTCGGCTGGCTCGAGTACGTGCTCAACACGCCGTCGATCCACCGCGCGCACCATGCACGCAACGCGCGCTACATCGACCGCAATTACGCAGGCGTCCTTGTGATCTGGGATCGCCTGTTCGGCAGCTATGTCGAGGAAACGCCGAACGACCCGCCGCAGTACGGGATCGTCGAGCGGCTCGGCTCGAACAACCCGCTCGTCGCGACGTTTCACGAGTGGGTGTCGATGGCGGCCGACGCGTTGCGCGTCGACGGATGGCGCAACAAGCTGCGCGCGATTTTCGGCCCGCCCGAGTGGGCGAGCGCTTATCATGCGCAGATCGCCGAGGCCGCTAACCAGGATCCGCGTACCGTGCCACTTGCGACTGCGCGTGATCAATAA